A window of the Parabacteroides merdae ATCC 43184 genome harbors these coding sequences:
- a CDS encoding 3-methyl-2-oxobutanoate dehydrogenase subunit VorB, which translates to MAEEVKLMKGNEAIAHAAIRYGVDGYFGYPITPQSEILETLMAEMPWETTGMVVLQAESEVAAINMVYGGAGTGKRVMTSSSSPGVSLKQEGISYIAGAELPCLIVNVMRGGPGLGTIQPSQADYFQTVKGGGHGDYRLITLAPSSVQEMADFVGLGFELAFKYSNPAIILADGIIGQMMEKVVLPPFHTRRTEEEIIAECPWATQGKTAGRKPNVITSLELDPAKMEENNIRFQAKYRKIEENEVRYEEFQCEDAEYLLIAFGSSARICQKVVEIARAEGIKLGLLRPITLWPFPTKAIAAYAEKVKGMLSVELNAGQMVEDVRLAVNGKVKVEHFGRLGGIVFTPDEVLNALKKNFEL; encoded by the coding sequence ATGGCAGAAGAAGTAAAATTAATGAAGGGTAACGAAGCCATCGCCCATGCGGCTATCCGCTACGGTGTGGACGGTTACTTCGGCTACCCGATCACTCCGCAGTCGGAGATACTCGAAACCCTGATGGCCGAAATGCCGTGGGAAACAACCGGAATGGTCGTGCTACAGGCTGAAAGTGAAGTGGCAGCCATCAATATGGTATATGGAGGTGCAGGTACGGGCAAACGTGTGATGACCTCCTCGTCCAGCCCCGGTGTCAGTCTGAAACAAGAAGGTATATCTTATATCGCAGGAGCCGAACTGCCCTGTCTGATCGTGAACGTGATGCGTGGCGGTCCCGGCCTGGGGACAATCCAGCCCAGCCAGGCAGACTATTTCCAGACCGTCAAAGGCGGCGGACATGGCGACTACCGCCTGATCACGCTCGCTCCCTCTTCCGTACAGGAAATGGCGGACTTTGTCGGACTGGGTTTCGAACTCGCTTTCAAATACAGTAATCCGGCCATTATTCTGGCAGACGGCATCATCGGGCAGATGATGGAAAAAGTGGTATTGCCTCCTTTCCATACACGCCGTACAGAGGAAGAAATCATAGCCGAATGCCCGTGGGCCACACAGGGAAAGACAGCCGGCCGTAAACCGAATGTCATTACTTCACTGGAGCTGGACCCGGCAAAGATGGAGGAGAACAACATCCGCTTCCAAGCTAAATATCGGAAGATCGAAGAAAATGAAGTCCGCTACGAAGAGTTCCAGTGCGAAGATGCCGAATATCTGCTGATCGCTTTCGGTTCTTCTGCCCGTATCTGCCAGAAGGTGGTGGAAATAGCACGTGCGGAAGGCATCAAGCTCGGCTTGCTCCGTCCCATCACTTTGTGGCCGTTCCCGACAAAAGCGATCGCCGCTTATGCCGAGAAAGTAAAGGGCATGCTTTCCGTCGAACTGAACGCCGGACAGATGGTCGAAGACGTACGTCTGGCCGTAAACGGCAAAGTAAAGGTTGAACATTTCGGCCGTCTCGGAGGTATCGTGTTCACGCCGGATGAAGTGCTGAATGCGCTGAAAAAGAATTTTGAATTATGA
- a CDS encoding thiamine pyrophosphate-dependent enzyme, which yields MEINEIIKPENLVYGKPRLMNENPMHYCPGCSHGVIHKLIAEVIAEMGMEDKTIGISPVGCAVFAYNYLDIDWIEAAHGRAPAIATAVKRLNPGKMVFTYQGDGDLAAIGTAETIHAANRGENIVIVFVNNAIYGMTGGQMAPTTLEGMPTATCPYGRNIALNGYPLKIGDLLAQLEGTCLVTRQSVQTAAAVRKAKKMLRKAFENSMAGKGTSIVEFVSTCSSGWKMTPEKANKWMEENMFPFYPLGDLKNKE from the coding sequence ATGGAAATTAACGAAATAATAAAACCGGAAAACCTGGTATATGGAAAACCCAGGTTGATGAATGAAAATCCCATGCACTACTGTCCCGGTTGCAGCCACGGCGTGATACACAAGCTGATTGCCGAAGTGATCGCCGAAATGGGGATGGAAGATAAAACGATCGGCATCTCTCCCGTCGGATGCGCCGTTTTTGCCTATAACTATCTGGATATCGACTGGATCGAAGCGGCCCACGGACGTGCGCCTGCCATCGCGACAGCCGTCAAGCGACTAAATCCGGGCAAGATGGTGTTCACGTACCAGGGCGACGGCGACTTGGCTGCCATCGGTACCGCCGAAACAATCCATGCTGCCAACCGTGGAGAAAATATCGTGATCGTATTTGTCAACAATGCCATCTATGGTATGACAGGCGGTCAGATGGCTCCTACCACACTGGAAGGAATGCCGACGGCAACCTGTCCGTATGGCCGTAATATCGCCCTAAACGGTTATCCTTTGAAGATCGGCGACCTGCTTGCACAACTGGAAGGGACCTGCCTGGTCACCCGCCAGAGCGTACAGACCGCGGCAGCCGTCCGCAAGGCTAAAAAGATGCTTCGCAAGGCATTCGAAAACTCGATGGCCGGCAAAGGCACTTCGATTGTCGAATTCGTTTCCACCTGCTCGTCCGGTTGGAAAATGACACCTGAGAAAGCTAACAAATGGATGGAAGAGAATATGTTCCCGTTCTATCCGTTAGGAGATCTCAAGAATAAGGAATAA
- a CDS encoding 2-oxoacid:acceptor oxidoreductase family protein — translation MKQEIIIAGFGGQGVLSMGKILAYSGLMEGKEVSWMPSYGPEQRGGTANVTVILSDDRISSPVLNEYDIAIILNQPSMEKFENKVKKGGIIIYDGYGIHTPVKRTDVSVYRVDAMDAATEMKNEKAFNMLILGGLLKIVPMVKLENVLLGLKKSLPERHHKLIPMNEAAIKKGMEIITNVQTCH, via the coding sequence ATGAAGCAAGAAATTATAATAGCAGGTTTCGGTGGACAAGGGGTTTTGTCAATGGGTAAAATCCTGGCTTATTCCGGCCTGATGGAAGGAAAGGAAGTCAGTTGGATGCCTTCTTACGGCCCAGAACAACGGGGCGGCACAGCCAACGTAACCGTCATCCTGAGCGACGACCGCATCAGCTCTCCCGTATTGAACGAATATGACATTGCCATCATCCTGAACCAACCTTCGATGGAGAAGTTCGAAAACAAGGTGAAAAAAGGCGGTATCATTATTTATGACGGATACGGAATCCATACACCGGTGAAACGGACCGATGTCAGTGTATATCGTGTGGATGCGATGGACGCGGCTACCGAGATGAAAAACGAGAAAGCATTCAATATGCTGATCCTCGGCGGACTGCTGAAAATCGTTCCGATGGTGAAACTGGAAAACGTTTTGTTAGGCTTGAAGAAATCCCTGCCCGAACGCCACCACAAGCTCATCCCGATGAACGAGGCGGCTATCAAGAAAGGCATGGAGATTATAACCAATGTGCAAACGTGCCATTAA
- a CDS encoding putative porin produces MKHSLYILLLLIISASALHAQRRPGGDRKGFSLGNLSKANQEVPDSLLIPDSAAINNRRITAYRLTPLLGDPYIAPLDTHKLNFANSTLVESESLAVGYLANTGSPAQTRIFSERKEPRDFLFADAYDYYITDPQNAQYYDTKIPYTNVMYTTMGGSESKNERLKGTLTMNFGPKINVGGDLDYIYSRGYYKNNGNKLLSYRLFGSYKSDRYEAHAYLSNFNFINYENGGLANDSVITNPDQYFAGERNQDDPKAFNTRYPVKAWNRVRGKQYFLSHHYNLGFERELEGEVDTLGNPVKVFIPVSSIIHTLEYQDNRRRFRSEADENLNECYLTPDGYPRVFGLENGTGVDDRTSYWNLRNTFGLSLREGFQDWAKFGITAFATFDKRKFQLPAQIPGLSYDPEYGSGLNASPSTIEFPITQVYDEFSTYIGAEISKRRGNILTYNARGELCVVGDDIGEFRATGNLQTKFKLLKKDATISAEGYIKNVTPSFYMRHFHSRYFWWDNRDMNMIQQIYAGVKINLESTRTQLSAGVESIQNYVFFNKQGMPEQKSGNLQVINARIKQDVMYRAFGWENEVAYQLSSDKSVLPLPQISLYTNMYLKFKVAKVLMVQLGANMYYNTSYYAPYYEPATQQFQVQDEVKVGNFPLVNAYVNFHLKQARFFVMGYNLGSKFVNPNYFSLAHYPLDPFVLKMGVAVTFNN; encoded by the coding sequence ATGAAGCATAGCCTATACATATTATTACTCTTGATAATATCCGCTTCGGCCCTGCATGCACAACGCCGACCAGGTGGAGACCGGAAAGGATTCTCACTCGGAAACCTATCCAAAGCCAATCAGGAAGTCCCTGACAGCCTGCTGATTCCAGACAGCGCAGCCATAAACAACAGACGTATCACGGCCTATCGGCTAACCCCTCTGTTGGGCGATCCTTATATTGCCCCGTTGGACACGCATAAATTGAATTTCGCCAACAGCACGCTGGTGGAATCCGAATCGCTGGCAGTCGGCTACCTGGCCAATACAGGGTCACCGGCACAAACCCGCATCTTTTCCGAACGTAAGGAACCACGGGATTTCCTGTTTGCCGACGCTTACGATTATTATATCACGGACCCTCAGAACGCACAGTACTACGACACGAAAATCCCTTATACAAACGTGATGTACACGACTATGGGGGGAAGTGAAAGCAAAAACGAACGGCTGAAAGGCACGCTGACCATGAACTTCGGTCCGAAGATCAACGTAGGTGGCGATTTGGACTATATCTACAGCCGCGGATATTACAAGAATAACGGTAATAAGCTGTTAAGCTACCGCCTTTTCGGCAGTTACAAGTCGGATCGCTACGAAGCGCACGCTTACTTGAGCAACTTCAACTTCATCAATTACGAAAACGGAGGCTTGGCCAACGACTCGGTTATCACTAACCCGGACCAATATTTTGCCGGCGAGAGAAACCAGGACGACCCCAAGGCATTCAATACACGCTATCCGGTCAAGGCATGGAACCGGGTACGTGGCAAACAGTATTTCCTCAGCCACCATTATAACCTCGGATTCGAGCGCGAACTGGAAGGGGAAGTGGACACGCTGGGAAATCCCGTGAAAGTATTTATACCCGTATCCAGTATCATTCATACACTGGAATATCAGGACAACCGCCGCCGTTTCCGCTCGGAAGCGGACGAGAACCTGAACGAATGTTATCTGACCCCGGATGGATACCCGCGTGTATTCGGTTTGGAAAACGGCACGGGTGTCGACGACCGCACTTCCTACTGGAATCTGCGCAATACGTTCGGTCTTTCCCTCCGCGAAGGTTTTCAAGACTGGGCCAAGTTCGGCATCACTGCCTTTGCCACTTTCGACAAGCGCAAATTCCAGTTGCCGGCCCAGATACCGGGATTGTCTTACGACCCCGAATATGGAAGCGGGTTAAACGCTTCTCCCTCCACCATCGAATTTCCGATTACACAAGTGTATGACGAATTCTCGACATATATCGGAGCCGAAATCTCCAAACGCCGGGGAAACATTCTGACTTACAATGCCCGTGGAGAACTTTGTGTCGTAGGCGACGATATCGGGGAATTTCGGGCCACGGGAAACCTGCAAACCAAATTCAAGCTATTAAAAAAAGATGCGACGATCAGTGCGGAAGGATACATCAAGAATGTCACCCCTTCCTTCTATATGCGTCACTTCCATTCCCGCTATTTCTGGTGGGATAACCGGGATATGAACATGATCCAGCAAATCTATGCCGGAGTCAAGATCAACCTGGAGTCCACACGGACACAGTTGTCTGCCGGGGTCGAAAGCATACAGAACTATGTATTCTTCAACAAACAAGGAATGCCGGAACAGAAAAGCGGAAATCTGCAAGTGATAAACGCCCGCATCAAACAAGATGTCATGTACCGCGCTTTCGGATGGGAAAACGAAGTGGCCTACCAGCTGAGCAGTGACAAAAGCGTACTGCCTTTGCCTCAAATCAGCCTGTATACCAATATGTATCTGAAATTCAAGGTAGCAAAGGTGCTGATGGTGCAATTGGGAGCCAATATGTATTATAACACTTCTTACTACGCCCCGTATTACGAACCGGCCACACAGCAGTTCCAGGTACAGGACGAAGTGAAAGTCGGCAATTTCCCGCTTGTCAATGCCTATGTCAACTTCCACCTAAAACAGGCTCGTTTCTTTGTGATGGGTTATAACCTGGGTTCCAAGTTCGTCAATCCGAACTATTTCTCGCTGGCGCACTATCCGCTGGATCCGTTCGTCCTGAAAATGGGCGTAGCTGTCACATTCAACAACTGA
- a CDS encoding transporter substrate-binding domain-containing protein, with the protein MKSRKLIGVYTGLLIIAVATMIMLWRLKTMPKAEVFPRDYPEIKEEGILRLVTEYNQSGYYVAGDTIEGFQYELSQAIAQLSGLEIQIFLEMSLAESFDMLEENNCDAVARNIPITSEIKEKYLFTEPIVLDKQVLIQRTEAANNGLKPIRNQLDLAGKTLYIPKDSPAQLRLQNLGHEIGDTIYVIEDELYSGEQLAIMVAKGDIDYAVCDQQTAVLSQKQLPEIDIKTDISFTQLQSWAVRKDSPILLDSLNSWLEQIRKNGTFDKIYKKYYK; encoded by the coding sequence ATGAAATCGAGGAAACTGATAGGAGTCTACACCGGGCTGCTGATAATCGCCGTAGCAACCATGATCATGTTATGGCGCCTGAAAACCATGCCGAAGGCTGAAGTCTTCCCACGCGATTATCCGGAGATCAAAGAAGAAGGAATCCTGCGGCTGGTGACCGAATACAATCAATCGGGGTATTATGTGGCAGGTGACACGATAGAAGGTTTCCAATATGAACTGAGCCAGGCTATCGCCCAATTATCAGGTCTGGAAATACAGATATTTTTGGAGATGAGCCTGGCCGAAAGCTTCGATATGCTTGAAGAGAACAATTGCGATGCCGTTGCCCGCAATATCCCGATCACCAGCGAGATCAAAGAGAAATATCTGTTCACCGAACCGATCGTCCTCGACAAACAAGTCCTGATACAACGGACGGAAGCGGCCAATAACGGGCTCAAGCCCATCCGCAACCAACTCGATCTGGCCGGTAAGACCCTATATATCCCCAAAGATTCTCCCGCCCAGCTCAGGCTACAAAACTTAGGACATGAGATCGGCGATACGATCTACGTGATAGAAGACGAATTATACTCCGGGGAACAGCTTGCCATCATGGTTGCCAAAGGAGATATCGATTATGCCGTTTGCGACCAGCAGACGGCTGTCCTTTCCCAAAAGCAACTCCCGGAAATAGATATCAAAACAGACATAAGTTTCACGCAACTCCAATCCTGGGCAGTCCGCAAAGATTCCCCTATCCTGCTCGACAGCCTGAACAGCTGGCTGGAACAGATACGCAAGAACGGTACATTCGACAAGATATACAAGAAATATTATAAATAA
- a CDS encoding PAS domain-containing sensor histidine kinase, which yields MGGIYGGKDIRPISQKQDSLHGLINTILDKLPLGVFVKDAEDGFRYLYWNRFMEEITGIGTEEVEGHNDFELSFDAIMPAEERLGLDRDVMETGRTIEFSGKISDAYGIPKDIEVTKFPIALSNGKPLLLALWRDVTVRNKMENTLRRSQVLTKMALHSNDIRLCSIFVNPDSKRNYDDSVVQVNNWLPGKEDELVDISWPRFAARVHPDDRERHDEAFRKLCSGEISEMKIELRVKYPGMDHYHWRESSATVYERDERGRVLVILGCTINIQERKGQELNLEEAKHKAELADKMKSKYLADMSHEIRTPLNAITGFSELMAFADSDEERREYYEIIKTNNLLLMQLINDILDLSKIEADAIRISYEPVDINGLMDTIFASIKLRMPEGVQLFLEKGSCTCCFGADSIRLLQLINNLANNAIKNTKQGSITLGYTCLPDKCLEFYVKDTGTGIAKDKLESLFTRFVKVNDYVEGIGLGLAICQGLVTKMGGSMHVESELGVGSTFSFVLPSHEG from the coding sequence ATGGGCGGCATTTATGGCGGGAAGGACATCCGGCCAATCTCACAAAAGCAAGATTCATTACATGGATTGATCAATACGATTTTGGATAAACTACCGTTAGGCGTTTTTGTAAAAGATGCAGAAGATGGTTTCAGGTATCTGTATTGGAACCGTTTCATGGAAGAAATAACCGGTATCGGTACGGAAGAAGTTGAGGGACACAATGATTTCGAACTGAGTTTTGATGCGATCATGCCCGCAGAAGAGCGTTTAGGGCTGGATCGTGATGTCATGGAGACGGGTAGGACTATTGAATTTAGCGGGAAGATTTCTGATGCGTATGGCATCCCGAAGGATATCGAAGTCACGAAATTCCCGATTGCCTTGAGCAATGGCAAACCCCTTTTGCTGGCTTTGTGGCGTGACGTCACGGTCCGCAACAAGATGGAGAATACCTTGAGACGTTCGCAGGTACTTACTAAGATGGCCCTGCATTCCAATGATATCCGCCTCTGTTCCATATTCGTGAATCCTGACAGCAAACGGAATTATGATGATTCGGTTGTCCAGGTAAATAACTGGTTGCCGGGTAAAGAAGACGAGCTGGTCGATATTTCATGGCCTCGTTTTGCCGCGCGGGTTCATCCTGACGACAGGGAGAGACACGATGAGGCTTTTCGGAAATTATGTTCGGGAGAGATATCGGAAATGAAAATCGAGTTGCGTGTGAAATACCCGGGAATGGATCATTACCACTGGCGTGAATCGTCGGCAACCGTCTACGAACGGGATGAACGGGGAAGGGTGCTTGTGATCCTGGGATGTACGATCAACATACAGGAACGCAAAGGGCAGGAGCTGAACCTGGAAGAAGCCAAGCACAAGGCGGAGCTTGCCGATAAGATGAAGTCCAAGTATCTGGCGGATATGAGCCATGAGATCCGCACCCCGTTGAATGCGATCACCGGTTTTTCCGAATTGATGGCTTTTGCCGATTCGGATGAGGAGCGTAGGGAATATTATGAGATCATCAAGACCAATAATCTGCTGCTGATGCAACTGATAAACGATATACTCGACCTGTCCAAGATCGAAGCCGACGCTATCAGGATCAGTTATGAACCGGTCGATATAAACGGGCTGATGGATACGATATTCGCCTCTATCAAACTCCGTATGCCCGAAGGTGTGCAGTTGTTCTTGGAAAAAGGTAGCTGCACGTGCTGTTTCGGAGCCGATAGTATCCGCCTGTTGCAATTGATCAATAATCTGGCGAATAATGCGATTAAGAATACCAAGCAGGGAAGTATCACGCTGGGATATACCTGCCTGCCGGATAAATGTCTGGAATTTTATGTGAAGGATACGGGAACCGGCATTGCAAAAGATAAACTGGAGAGCCTTTTCACACGCTTCGTCAAGGTGAACGATTATGTGGAAGGTATCGGTTTGGGGCTTGCCATCTGCCAAGGGCTGGTTACGAAAATGGGTGGTTCCATGCACGTGGAATCCGAATTAGGGGTCGGTTCGACTTTCTCCTTCGTGCTGCCGTCGCATGAGGGATAA
- a CDS encoding DEAD/DEAH box helicase, with amino-acid sequence MRFDELDLEEAVLDGLDAMNFLETTPVQELTIPVILEGKDIIACAQTGTGKTAAYVLPVINELSKGLHPANAINAIIMAPTRELAQQIDQQIEGFTYFVPVSAVAVYGGTDGIAWEQQKRGMEMGADIVIATPGRLLSHIKLGTVDLSQVSFFVLDEADRMLDMGFYDDIMQVYKLLPATCQTIMFSATMPPKIRTLAQTILKNPEEVKIAISRPPETIMQTAYVCYDMQKLRILEDLFSKSRPQRVIIFSSSKMKVKELASTLKRMKFNVAAMHSDLEQSQREEVMKEFKNGRIDILVATDVVSRGIDINDIKLVINFDIPHDPEDYVHRIGRTARGTNGEGLAITFISTEEQFQFKRIEEFLDKEIYKIPVDPKFGETPLYEPEKYSNMRRGRGRPRKDGGKGKSDNRSGSGNNQRRRGRLRKEA; translated from the coding sequence ATGAGATTTGACGAATTGGACTTAGAAGAGGCCGTATTGGACGGCCTTGACGCAATGAATTTTCTGGAGACAACTCCAGTACAGGAACTGACGATTCCGGTCATTTTGGAAGGGAAAGACATTATTGCCTGTGCACAGACAGGGACAGGAAAGACTGCGGCTTATGTGTTGCCGGTGATCAATGAACTCAGCAAAGGATTACATCCGGCCAATGCCATCAATGCCATCATCATGGCTCCCACACGCGAATTGGCCCAACAGATCGACCAGCAGATCGAAGGTTTCACCTATTTTGTCCCGGTTTCCGCCGTTGCCGTCTACGGAGGCACGGACGGTATTGCCTGGGAACAGCAAAAGCGAGGGATGGAAATGGGGGCCGATATCGTGATCGCTACCCCCGGACGTCTGTTGTCGCATATCAAACTGGGCACTGTCGATCTGTCGCAAGTATCCTTCTTCGTCCTGGATGAAGCGGACCGGATGCTCGATATGGGATTTTATGACGATATCATGCAGGTCTATAAACTACTGCCGGCAACCTGCCAGACCATCATGTTCTCCGCCACAATGCCTCCCAAGATCCGGACACTGGCCCAAACGATCCTGAAAAACCCGGAAGAAGTCAAGATAGCCATCTCCCGTCCACCCGAAACAATCATGCAAACGGCCTATGTCTGCTATGACATGCAGAAACTGCGCATATTGGAAGACTTGTTCTCAAAGAGCCGTCCGCAGCGTGTCATCATTTTTTCGTCCTCGAAAATGAAAGTAAAAGAGCTGGCATCCACTCTCAAACGGATGAAGTTCAACGTCGCAGCCATGCATTCTGACCTTGAGCAGTCACAGCGTGAAGAGGTGATGAAAGAGTTCAAGAACGGACGTATAGACATCCTCGTCGCCACTGACGTCGTCTCGCGCGGTATCGATATCAACGACATCAAGCTGGTTATCAATTTCGACATTCCCCACGACCCGGAAGACTATGTGCACCGCATCGGCCGTACCGCCCGCGGAACAAACGGCGAAGGGCTGGCCATCACTTTCATTTCAACCGAAGAACAATTCCAATTCAAACGCATCGAAGAATTCCTGGATAAGGAAATCTATAAAATACCGGTCGATCCCAAATTCGGCGAAACACCTTTATACGAGCCCGAAAAATACTCCAACATGCGTCGTGGCAGAGGACGCCCCCGCAAAGACGGCGGAAAAGGGAAAAGCGACAACCGCTCCGGCAGCGGCAACAACCAACGCCGCAGAGGAAGACTGAGGAAGGAAGCATAG
- the rho gene encoding transcription termination factor Rho, whose amino-acid sequence MQKYNILELNEKLLPELQSIAEELGIKKVSSLKKEELVYRILDEQAISYAGIQAEKEKEKEAKKAERQTKAKKTKAAAPKGAKADAKTKVAAPATPVEASVEEVAPEAPEQPERKRRTRIDKKEKVAAAVVPVQKNEEAAVSKSPVSANAPVSETLVQVADATADVPAETVKPAAKKVVKKTDKPVEKPLLPPVVVESDNGELPAEIAPEVTEEPAVVETPAASTPADEPKRVVFRHPDTKSVLDQLFPFSSTPAKPEPKAREEQPAAAQQQNNPRQNNNRQNNQNNHNNQRNNNNNNAVQEKQYEFDGILTGVGVLEMMPDGYGFLRSSDYNYLTSPDDIYVSQSQIKLFGLKTGDVVEGAIRPPKEGEKYFPLVKVDKINGRTPEEVRDRVPFDHLTPLFPDEKFMLTARKSSKVYDNIAVRVVDLFSPIGKGQRGLIVAQPKTGKTMLLKDIANAIAANHPEVYMIILLIDERPEEVTDMARSVDAEVIASTFDEPAERHVKIAEIVLNKAKRMVECGHDVVILLDSITRLARAYNTVQPASGKVLSGGVDANALQKPKRFFGAARNIENGGSLTILATALTETGSKMDDVIFEEFKGTGNMELQLDRKLANKRVYPAVDITASSTRRDDLLQDENTVNRMWILRKYLADMNSMEAMEFVKKRMEQTFDNMEFLASMNG is encoded by the coding sequence ATGCAAAAATATAACATTCTAGAACTAAATGAAAAACTCCTTCCTGAGTTGCAAAGTATAGCGGAAGAGTTAGGTATTAAAAAAGTAAGTTCCCTTAAGAAAGAGGAACTTGTATACAGAATTCTTGACGAACAGGCCATTTCATACGCCGGCATCCAGGCTGAAAAGGAGAAAGAAAAGGAAGCAAAGAAAGCAGAAAGGCAGACTAAGGCTAAGAAAACAAAAGCTGCGGCTCCGAAAGGCGCAAAAGCTGATGCCAAAACGAAAGTCGCTGCTCCCGCCACACCCGTTGAAGCTTCGGTAGAAGAGGTCGCTCCGGAAGCTCCAGAACAGCCCGAACGTAAAAGACGGACTCGTATTGACAAGAAAGAAAAAGTGGCCGCGGCTGTTGTTCCTGTCCAGAAAAACGAAGAGGCAGCCGTTTCCAAAAGTCCGGTTTCAGCCAATGCCCCTGTATCCGAAACTCTTGTCCAGGTAGCTGATGCTACGGCCGACGTCCCTGCCGAAACGGTAAAACCGGCAGCAAAGAAAGTGGTTAAGAAGACTGACAAGCCTGTAGAGAAACCGTTGCTTCCTCCTGTTGTCGTGGAATCGGATAACGGAGAGCTTCCGGCCGAAATCGCTCCCGAAGTAACGGAAGAACCGGCTGTCGTGGAAACTCCTGCCGCTTCGACTCCGGCAGACGAACCTAAACGTGTGGTATTCCGCCATCCGGACACCAAATCAGTTCTCGATCAACTTTTCCCATTCTCTTCCACACCTGCAAAACCGGAACCGAAAGCGCGGGAAGAACAACCTGCAGCCGCCCAGCAGCAGAACAATCCTCGCCAGAATAACAACAGACAGAACAACCAGAATAATCATAACAACCAGCGCAACAACAATAATAACAATGCTGTGCAGGAAAAACAGTATGAGTTTGACGGTATACTGACAGGTGTCGGTGTGCTGGAAATGATGCCTGACGGATATGGTTTCTTGCGTTCTTCCGATTATAACTACCTGACTTCCCCGGATGATATTTACGTATCGCAGTCGCAGATCAAGCTGTTCGGCCTGAAGACCGGCGACGTGGTGGAGGGGGCTATCCGTCCTCCGAAGGAAGGTGAAAAATATTTCCCGCTTGTCAAAGTGGACAAGATCAACGGCCGTACGCCTGAAGAAGTCCGTGACCGTGTTCCTTTCGATCATCTGACTCCGCTTTTCCCGGACGAAAAATTCATGTTGACGGCCCGCAAGTCTTCGAAAGTATATGATAATATCGCCGTACGTGTAGTAGATCTGTTCTCGCCGATCGGCAAGGGGCAGCGTGGTCTGATCGTGGCACAGCCGAAGACCGGTAAGACGATGCTGTTGAAGGATATCGCCAATGCGATCGCAGCCAACCATCCTGAAGTGTATATGATTATCCTGCTGATCGACGAACGTCCTGAGGAGGTGACCGATATGGCCCGTAGCGTAGATGCCGAAGTGATTGCTTCTACTTTCGACGAACCGGCTGAACGCCATGTGAAAATTGCCGAAATCGTATTGAATAAGGCTAAACGTATGGTGGAATGTGGACATGATGTCGTGATCCTGTTAGACTCTATCACACGTCTGGCTCGTGCTTACAATACGGTTCAGCCGGCTTCCGGTAAAGTGCTCTCCGGTGGTGTGGATGCGAACGCATTGCAGAAACCGAAACGTTTCTTCGGGGCTGCCCGTAACATCGAAAACGGCGGCAGCTTGACGATCCTGGCAACGGCATTGACTGAAACCGGTTCGAAGATGGACGATGTGATCTTTGAAGAATTCAAAGGTACGGGTAATATGGAATTGCAGTTGGATCGCAAGCTGGCAAACAAACGTGTTTATCCGGCTGTCGATATCACAGCGTCCAGCACGCGCCGCGACGACCTGTTGCAGGATGAAAACACCGTGAACCGTATGTGGATCCTGCGTAAGTACCTGGCCGATATGAACTCTATGGAGGCTATGGAATTTGTCAAGAAGCGCATGGAACAGACATTCGATAATATGGAGTTCCTGGCTTCGATGAACGGATAA